From the Catenulispora sp. EB89 genome, the window ACCACACAACGCAGCCCAGCACACCGCACAGGTAACGGCGCACAGCGCACACCTCACCACCACGTGCGGATCCGCGACGGCGAGGGCGGGCAAGGGGCACTTCACACGGACCGCGCGGCGGTCGCGAATTGGGTCGCGACCGCCGCGCTTGGTTTTTGCAGCGAGGGCGGCGCGCTGGGGCTGCGGCCGGATCGACTGAGCGGCGCATCGGCGCGTCACGTTTCGCGACGGCAGGCAGCAAGGTCGCGGCTGGATTGGCGCACCTCCGAGCACCGCGCGTCGCATCCGGTTGCGGCACCGGAGAACTCAGCGGCCTGGCTGCTGCGCGGTTTGGCTGCCTGGTTCTCGGCGGCGAGCCGGCCTACCCAACCTGCGGCGTCAGCAGAATCGCCCGAGCTCCCAGCCGCACGGCCTCCCGCACCGCCGCCGCGTCCGGCGTGCCCGCGCTGTCGAAGCCGATGTTGTGGAACTTCGCGAAGGCGTGATTGTCCCGGCACATCAGCGTGTACAGCTCCGCCACCCGGTCGGGGTCCTCGACCACCTCGATGTCGGCCGAGCGCAGCTTGCCTTTGTACCTGACCTGGATCGGGTCGCCGGTGCGGAGGTTGCGGCTCCAGCCGAACTGGGTGCCGATCAGTACTTTCCCGTCGTGCTCCATGTAGGCGATCGGGATGGCGTACCTCTTGCCGCTGCGGCGGCCGAAGACGTACAGCAGGATCAGCCTGCGGCCGATGCCCTTGGCCACTCCCGGCGTGCTCAAGGCCGCGCGCGTCAAAGCGTTCACCAGGCCCTGCATCGGCAGCGTCTGAGCCCGCCCCGCCGCGCGCCCGGCCGGTTTCGTCCCAGTACCCATGGTGCGGACGCTACTCCCGCATCCGCACCACGACCACGGGTCACTCCGCCTGCTGGCCCTTCACCGCCGCCACCACGGCCTCGGCCACCGTCTTGGCCAGGTCCTTGTGGAACACGCTCGGCACGATGTAGCTCGGGTTCAGGTCGCTGTCCCCCACCGTCGAGGCGATCGCGCGCGCCGCGGCGACCAGCACCTCCGGCGTGACGTTGTTCGACTGCGCGTCGATCAGGCCGCGGAACACGCCCGGGAAGGCCAGCACGTTGTTGATCTGGTTCGGGTAGTCGCTGCGGCCGGTGGCCACCACGGCCGCGTGTGCCAGCGCGTCGTCCGGGTCGACCTCGGGCTCGGGGTTGGCCAGGGCGAAGACGATCGCGCCGGGCGCCATCGTGGCGATGTCGTCGCCGGTCAGGATGCGGGGGGCGGAGACGCCGATGAAGACGTCCGCGCCGGCCAGCGCCTCCTTCAGGGTGCCGCTGAGGTTGCCGGGGTTGGTGTGCTCGGCGACCCAGCGCAGGTCCTCGCCGCCGTCGCCGCCGTCCCCGGCGCCGCCGTTGACGTCCTCGCGGCCGACGTGGACCACGCCGTGGTAGTCGGCGACGGTGATGTCGGTGGCGCCGGCGGCGATCAGCAGCTTCAGGATCGCGGTGCCCGCGGCGCCCGCGCCGGA encodes:
- a CDS encoding nitroreductase/quinone reductase family protein, translating into MGTGTKPAGRAAGRAQTLPMQGLVNALTRAALSTPGVAKGIGRRLILLYVFGRRSGKRYAIPIAYMEHDGKVLIGTQFGWSRNLRTGDPIQVRYKGKLRSADIEVVEDPDRVAELYTLMCRDNHAFAKFHNIGFDSAGTPDAAAVREAVRLGARAILLTPQVG